CCTCGAGCCTTCTGTTGAGGAGCGCGTGAAGGCAGGTAAGCCAGAAGTCGGAACCGTTCGGCTTACTGCCAAACACAAGGATAACGCAATTTGGGTCGAAATCATCGACGACGGTCGAGGAATTGACGCTGATCGCCTTCGCGCCAAAGCGGTAGAAAAGGGCTTAATGTCAGCCGATGCGGCAGCAAGGCTTTCTGATCGAGATGCGCAAATGCTGATCTTCCACAGTGGTTTCAGCACGGCTAAAGAAGTTACTGACGTCAGCGGACGAGGTGTTGGGATGGACATCGTTCGATCCAACATCATGTCGATGGGGGGGCTCATCGATCTTGAGAGCACTGTTGGAGTTGGTACGAGGTTTATCCTAAAGTTGCCGCTCACGGTTGCAATCATGGGCGGACTTCTGTCGCGAGTCAGCGATGTGGACTATGTGATGCCGATCGGTTCGATCATCGAGACTCTGTCCATTGACGCTCAGCCGATCACCAAAGTTGGTAGGCAGCCAGTGATCATCTTGAGGGGTCAAACTGTCCCGATTCTAAAACTGAGAAATCTTTTCAAAGTTCCAGGAAGTTTTACTGAAGAGTCTGCCGATAACTACGTTGTAGTGGTAGGTTCTGCCGAGCAAAAAGTTGGCTTGGTAGTGGATCGACTTCTAGGAGAACAGGAAGTAGTGATCAAGTCGATCAGCAAATATTGTGGAGAATTGCCCGGACTTTCGGGAGCAACAATTCTTGGCAATGGGCGCGTGGCTCTGATTGTGGACATCAATTCGATTCTAGAAGTTACACGAGGGTTTGATAATGGTTGTTGATGCAGAAGCATTGGTTATTCGTAAGCGCCTAGAGCAATCGCTCAAGGAGCTTCCGCCGCTGCCTACCGCGGTTGCGAAGGTCTTGGATGAGACCAACAAGACCGAACCGGACTTGCATCGCATTGACGAGATCATAGCTGGTGACCAGGCTCTGGCCTCCAAGGTTCTACGAATCGTGAACTCGGCATATTACGGGTTGTCTCGCCAGGTGACAAGCGTTGGACAGGCGGTCATGATCCTGGGGATCCAACAGGTTAGAACGATCACGCTTTCAGTGGGATCCATTGCCGCATTCAGCAGCAAGAATCCGGTTGATCCCGAAGGCGCTCGACGATTCTGGGAGCATAGCTTTGCCACCGCAGCCGCCTGCCAAACCATCGGCCACAAACTCGGAGTAGATAAGAAGTCGATTGAGACTCTCTCTACCATTGGAATTCTGCACGATATCGGAAGGATGTTCATCTTCTGCAACTTCAAGTCGGTTTACGACAAGATGGTCCAGAAGGCACTGAAAGAGGGAATTTCTTACGAAGAAGTCGAAGCTCACTTCCTAGGTGAAAACCACGCTGGAATCGGTGCGATGATCGCTGAAAAATGGGGTCTCCCCGAGCAGATCG
The DNA window shown above is from Armatimonadota bacterium and carries:
- a CDS encoding HDOD domain-containing protein; translation: MVVDAEALVIRKRLEQSLKELPPLPTAVAKVLDETNKTEPDLHRIDEIIAGDQALASKVLRIVNSAYYGLSRQVTSVGQAVMILGIQQVRTITLSVGSIAAFSSKNPVDPEGARRFWEHSFATAAACQTIGHKLGVDKKSIETLSTIGILHDIGRMFIFCNFKSVYDKMVQKALKEGISYEEVEAHFLGENHAGIGAMIAEKWGLPEQIVQSIRWHEGPFEPTVDRALATLHLADWMHKGVYYGDDKAPISGIDPVIYEALGLSEEVLEQIQEQVRKKVAEASQLYGMVAA